AATGGGAAGTAGACGTTGCACAGTTTGAGTCAAAGGGCAAGAATTGCCCTTTCCAGGGATGGTCCCTTCGGGGCTGGCCAGTGTACACCATCGTCGGGGGAAGGGTGGTCATGGCAGAGAGGAGAATCGTGGATGGAGAGTTTTGCTGAGAGAGTCACTGAAAAGGTGCGCCGGTTCGGACCCCTCGTGGTTGGTCTTGACCCCCACTTTGATTTCCTTCCCCCTTTTCTCTTTCGGCGATTCATGCCTCAAAGAGTGAGTCTTGAGGGACTTGCAGACGTGGTCTTGGCATTTGGAGCCGAGCTCCTTGAGGCACTCTCAGAAGAAGTGGGTTGCATTAAGGTACAGCTTGCCTTCTACGAAGCCCTTGGCGTTCCTGGAATAAGAGTGCTTTCTGAAACCATACGCCTTGCAAAGGAGCGAGGCTTTCTTGTGATTCTTGATGGAAAACGGAATGACATTGCAAGTAGCGCCGTTCTTTATGCCCAGGGGTACCTCTCGGGAATCAGAGTGGGTAATGCAATCCTTCCTCCCCCCTGGAGCATTGACGCGCTTACCGTGAATCCCTACCTCGGTGAGGATGGCCTTCGTCCCTTCTTTGAGGAAGCCCACCGGAGTGGGAAAGGGGTTTTCGTTCTTGCTCGTACCTCAAACCCATCGGCACCCTTTATCCAGGATGAGGGGCACAAGGTGCGAGTTTTCGAAAAAGTTGCCTCTCTTGTGGATACCCTGCGGGGGGAATTCCCGGAAAGTACCCCGGTGAGTTCTTTCGGAATCGTTGTGGGAGCAACATACCCAGAAGACCTGAAGTACCTTCGAGAGCGCTTCCCGAACCTTCTCTTTCTCATTCCGGGGGTGGGAGCGCAAGGGGGAAGTGTCGAGGCACTCCGGTTCGCCTTCCTCTCCGGAGGGCTGGGAGCCCTCGTTAATGTTTCCCGGGACATTCTCTTTGCGTACCGCAGAGGAGGCAGAGAGGGAGGAGAAGATTTTGCCGAGAGGGCTCGGGAACGCGCCCGCGAGTACCAGAGGATTCTGCGGAGTGTC
This is a stretch of genomic DNA from Candidatus Caldatribacterium sp.. It encodes these proteins:
- the pyrF gene encoding orotidine-5'-phosphate decarboxylase, which codes for MESFAERVTEKVRRFGPLVVGLDPHFDFLPPFLFRRFMPQRVSLEGLADVVLAFGAELLEALSEEVGCIKVQLAFYEALGVPGIRVLSETIRLAKERGFLVILDGKRNDIASSAVLYAQGYLSGIRVGNAILPPPWSIDALTVNPYLGEDGLRPFFEEAHRSGKGVFVLARTSNPSAPFIQDEGHKVRVFEKVASLVDTLRGEFPESTPVSSFGIVVGATYPEDLKYLRERFPNLLFLIPGVGAQGGSVEALRFAFLSGGLGALVNVSRDILFAYRRGGREGGEDFAERARERAREYQRILRSVMP